One window from the genome of Glycine soja cultivar W05 chromosome 12, ASM419377v2, whole genome shotgun sequence encodes:
- the LOC114378011 gene encoding transcription factor bHLH123-like isoform X2 encodes MADDDQFQASGNWWETSRSVRYESGASQSSSSAITNTGNNFGWQGSDMADMKPRSSMDSSSVVFHDTQNNKLQQPDSATSSDPNLHMMGLGLSSQAMDWNRASLLGEKGTENSFRSMLQENLSSSRTNFQHETGNMELSQQVQWRSEKIFSSESSTNEFKQVNRGGGFSLDQSQFSPQYSSGDSTVTSQGLPSSNFQIDSSALYGTSSILQGLLGPDHNNQTQQQPMSFPYHTTSYGLNSNELVPSWSKVPQFLRASPPKPPPNNQLHFTNPATFWNASEAANIKDVRPSFFPSLQPPFSTPNFEVQSKNISEVRESGTVVKKSGNEPAPKRTRNETPSPLPAFKVRKEKMGDRITALQQLVSPFGKTDTASVLSEAIEYIKFLHEQVTALSTPYMKSGAPIQIQQNSGKSKEAEGPKQDLRSRGLCLVPVSSTFPVTHETTVDFWTPTFGGTPR; translated from the exons ATGGCAGATGATGATCAATTTCAAGCAAGTGGGAACTGGTGGGAAACATCAAGAAGCGTGAGGTATGAGAGCGGGGCATCCCAGTCATCTTCCTCAGCCATCACCAACACAGGCAACAACTTTGGTTGGCAAGGTTCGGATATGGCAGACATGAAGCCAAGGTCTTCCATGGATTCTTCTTCTGTGGTTTTCCATGACACACAGAATAATAAGCTTCAACAACCAGATTCTGCCACTTCCAGTGACCCCAACTTGCATATGATGGGCCTAGGCCTCTCATCCCAAGCCATGGATTGGAATCGAGCATCTTTGTT AGGAGAGAAGGGTACGGAGAACAGTTTCCGGTCGATGCTGCAAGAGAATTTGAGCTCATCAAGGACCAATTTTCAGCATGAAACTGGGAATATGGAGTTGTCACAACAAGTTCAATGGAGGTCAGAGAAGATATTCTCTTCAGAGTCTTCAACCAATGAGTTCAAGCAAGTGAATAGGGGTGGTGGCTTCTCTTTGGATCAAAGCCAGTTTAGTCCTCAATATAGCTCTGGGGACAGCACAGTGACAAGCCAAGGGTTACCCTCTTCTAACTTTCAGATTGATTCCTCAGCCTTATATGGGACCTCCTCAATCTTGCAAGGACTATTGGGACCTGATCACAATAACCAAACCCAACAACAACCTATGAGTTTTCCATATCATACAACAAGCTATGGATTAAACTCTAATGAATTGGTTCCTTCTTGGTCCAAAGTTCCTcaattcttgagagcttcccCTCCAAAACCACCACCCAATAACCAGTTGCATTTCACTAACCCCGCAACCTTTTGGAATGCTTCTGAGGCTGCAAACATCAAAGATGTTCGCCCCAGCTTCTTCCCTTCATTGCAACCCCCTTTCTCTACGCCAAATTTTGAAGTACAGTCAAAG AATATATCTGAAGTTAGGGAGTCAGGTACTGTGGTAAAGAAAAGTGGGAACGAGCCAGCACCCAAAAGGACCCGTAACGAAACACCATCTCCTTTGCCAGCTTTTAAG GTGAGAAAAGAGAAGATGGGGGACAGAATCACTGCACTCCAACAATTGGTGTCGCCTTTCGGAAAG ACTGATACAGCCTCAGTACTCTCTGAAGCCATTGAATACATCAAATTCCTCCACGAACAGGTCACC gCTTTAAGTACCCCGTATATGAAAAGTGGAGCTCCAATACAGATTCAACAG AATTCTGGTAAATCTAAGGAAGCTGAGGGTCCAAAGCAGGATCTAAGAAGCCGAGGGCTATGCTTGGTGCCTGTTTCAAGTACATTTCCAGTTACCCATGAAACCACGGTTGATTTTTGGACACCAACATTCGGAGGAACTCCCAGATAA
- the LOC114380441 gene encoding NAD(P)H dehydrogenase (quinone) FQR1 isoform X1, producing MYGHVEKLAEEIKKGASSVEGVEAKLWQVPETLQDEVLGKMSAPPKSDVPVITPNELSEADGFVFGFPTRFGMMAAQFKAFLDATGGLWRAQQLAGKPAGIFYSTGSQGGGQETTALTAITQLVHHGMIFIPIGYTFGAGMFEMEKVKGGSPYGAGTYAGDGSRQPSELELQQAFHQGKYIAGITKKLKQAA from the exons ATGTATGGGCATGTTGAGAAACTAGcagaagaaataaagaaaggGGCTTCCTCTGTGGAAGGTGTTGAGGCCAAATTATGGCAG GTACCTGAGACGCTGCAGGATGAGGTGCTCGGTAAGATGAGTGCACCACCCAAGAGCGATGTACCAGTCATTACCCCGAATGAACTATCCGAGGCTGATGGCTTTGTATTCGGCTTCCCAACAAGGTTTGGAATGATGGCTGCTCAGTTTAAAGCTTTTCTAGATGCTACTGGAGGCTTATGGAGAGCACAACAGCTTGCAGGCAAGCCTGCTGGCATCTTCTACAGCACTGGTTCACAAGGCGGCGGACAAGAGACTACAGC GCTCACTGCTATCACTCAACTGGTTCATCATGGGATGATATTCATTCCAATCGGTTACACGTTTGGTGCTGGCATGTTCGAGATGGAGAAAGTGAAAGGTGGAAGTCCATATGGTGCCGGAACTTATGCCGGTGACGGCTCAAGACAGCCAAGTGAGCTTGAGTTACAGCAAGCATTCCACCAAGGCAAGTACATTGCCGGCATCACAAAGAAGCTCAAGCAAGCTGCATAA
- the LOC114378011 gene encoding transcription factor bHLH123-like isoform X3 encodes MADDDQFQASGNWWETSRSVRYESGASQSSSSAITNTGNNFGWQGSDMADMKPRSSMDSSSVVFHDTQNNKLQQPDSATSSDPNLHMMGLGLSSQAMDWNRASLLRGEKGTENSFRSMLQENLSSSRTNFQHETGNMELSQQVQWRSEKIFSSESSTNEFKQVNRGGGFSLDQSQFSPQYSSGDSTVTSQGLPSSNFQIDSSALYGTSSILQGLLGPDHNNQTQQQPMSFPYHTTSYGLNSNELVPSWSKVPQFLRASPPKPPPNNQLHFTNPATFWNASEAANIKDVRPSFFPSLQPPFSTPNFEVQSKNISEVRESGTVVKKSGNEPAPKRTRNETPSPLPAFKVRKEKMGDRITALQQLVSPFGKTDTASVLSEAIEYIKFLHEQALSTPYMKSGAPIQIQQNSGKSKEAEGPKQDLRSRGLCLVPVSSTFPVTHETTVDFWTPTFGGTPR; translated from the exons ATGGCAGATGATGATCAATTTCAAGCAAGTGGGAACTGGTGGGAAACATCAAGAAGCGTGAGGTATGAGAGCGGGGCATCCCAGTCATCTTCCTCAGCCATCACCAACACAGGCAACAACTTTGGTTGGCAAGGTTCGGATATGGCAGACATGAAGCCAAGGTCTTCCATGGATTCTTCTTCTGTGGTTTTCCATGACACACAGAATAATAAGCTTCAACAACCAGATTCTGCCACTTCCAGTGACCCCAACTTGCATATGATGGGCCTAGGCCTCTCATCCCAAGCCATGGATTGGAATCGAGCATCTTTGTT AAGAGGAGAGAAGGGTACGGAGAACAGTTTCCGGTCGATGCTGCAAGAGAATTTGAGCTCATCAAGGACCAATTTTCAGCATGAAACTGGGAATATGGAGTTGTCACAACAAGTTCAATGGAGGTCAGAGAAGATATTCTCTTCAGAGTCTTCAACCAATGAGTTCAAGCAAGTGAATAGGGGTGGTGGCTTCTCTTTGGATCAAAGCCAGTTTAGTCCTCAATATAGCTCTGGGGACAGCACAGTGACAAGCCAAGGGTTACCCTCTTCTAACTTTCAGATTGATTCCTCAGCCTTATATGGGACCTCCTCAATCTTGCAAGGACTATTGGGACCTGATCACAATAACCAAACCCAACAACAACCTATGAGTTTTCCATATCATACAACAAGCTATGGATTAAACTCTAATGAATTGGTTCCTTCTTGGTCCAAAGTTCCTcaattcttgagagcttcccCTCCAAAACCACCACCCAATAACCAGTTGCATTTCACTAACCCCGCAACCTTTTGGAATGCTTCTGAGGCTGCAAACATCAAAGATGTTCGCCCCAGCTTCTTCCCTTCATTGCAACCCCCTTTCTCTACGCCAAATTTTGAAGTACAGTCAAAG AATATATCTGAAGTTAGGGAGTCAGGTACTGTGGTAAAGAAAAGTGGGAACGAGCCAGCACCCAAAAGGACCCGTAACGAAACACCATCTCCTTTGCCAGCTTTTAAG GTGAGAAAAGAGAAGATGGGGGACAGAATCACTGCACTCCAACAATTGGTGTCGCCTTTCGGAAAG ACTGATACAGCCTCAGTACTCTCTGAAGCCATTGAATACATCAAATTCCTCCACGAACAG gCTTTAAGTACCCCGTATATGAAAAGTGGAGCTCCAATACAGATTCAACAG AATTCTGGTAAATCTAAGGAAGCTGAGGGTCCAAAGCAGGATCTAAGAAGCCGAGGGCTATGCTTGGTGCCTGTTTCAAGTACATTTCCAGTTACCCATGAAACCACGGTTGATTTTTGGACACCAACATTCGGAGGAACTCCCAGATAA
- the LOC114378271 gene encoding nuclear transcription factor Y subunit C-1-like, with the protein MRQAGAYSGLLCGGVSGRTGPHSLPLARIKKIMKNSGEGVKMISGEAPIIFSKACDLFIEELTRRSWIMAIQGKRRTLHKEDLASAVIATDIFDFLITLVSNSDSHAVGGATNVMEVETIDYS; encoded by the coding sequence ATGAGACAAGCTGGTGCATATTCAGGGTTACTGTGTGGTGGGGTATCGGGAAGGACAGGGCCCCACTCACTGCCCTTGGCAAGGATCAAGAAGATCATGAAGAATTCTGGGGAGGGTGTTAAGATGATATCAGGTGAGGCTCCAATTATTTTCTCCAAGGCTTGTGACCTCTTCATTGAGGAACTTACTAGAAGGTCCTGGATCATGGCCATTCAAGGCAAAAGGAGGACTTTGCACAAAGAGGATTTGGCTTCTGCTGTTATAGCCACTGATATATTTGATTTCTTGATCACTTTGGTTTCCAATTCTGACAGCCATGCAGTTGGTGGTGCCACAAATGTCATGGAGGTGGAAACTATAGATTACTCTTAA
- the LOC114378011 gene encoding transcription factor bHLH123-like isoform X4, producing MADDDQFQASGNWWETSRSVRYESGASQSSSSAITNTGNNFGWQGSDMADMKPRSSMDSSSVVFHDTQNNKLQQPDSATSSDPNLHMMGLGLSSQAMDWNRASLLRGEKGTENSFRSMLQENLSSSRTNFQHETGNMELSQQVQWRSEKIFSSESSTNEFKQVNRGGGFSLDQSQFSPQYSSGDSTVTSQGLPSSNFQIDSSALYGTSSILQGLLGPDHNNQTQQQPMSFPYHTTSYGLNSNELVPSWSKVPQFLRASPPKPPPNNQLHFTNPATFWNASEAANIKDVRPSFFPSLQPPFSTPNFEVQSKNISEVRESGTVVKKSGNEPAPKRTRNETPSPLPAFKVRKEKMGDRITALQQLVSPFGKVNY from the exons ATGGCAGATGATGATCAATTTCAAGCAAGTGGGAACTGGTGGGAAACATCAAGAAGCGTGAGGTATGAGAGCGGGGCATCCCAGTCATCTTCCTCAGCCATCACCAACACAGGCAACAACTTTGGTTGGCAAGGTTCGGATATGGCAGACATGAAGCCAAGGTCTTCCATGGATTCTTCTTCTGTGGTTTTCCATGACACACAGAATAATAAGCTTCAACAACCAGATTCTGCCACTTCCAGTGACCCCAACTTGCATATGATGGGCCTAGGCCTCTCATCCCAAGCCATGGATTGGAATCGAGCATCTTTGTT AAGAGGAGAGAAGGGTACGGAGAACAGTTTCCGGTCGATGCTGCAAGAGAATTTGAGCTCATCAAGGACCAATTTTCAGCATGAAACTGGGAATATGGAGTTGTCACAACAAGTTCAATGGAGGTCAGAGAAGATATTCTCTTCAGAGTCTTCAACCAATGAGTTCAAGCAAGTGAATAGGGGTGGTGGCTTCTCTTTGGATCAAAGCCAGTTTAGTCCTCAATATAGCTCTGGGGACAGCACAGTGACAAGCCAAGGGTTACCCTCTTCTAACTTTCAGATTGATTCCTCAGCCTTATATGGGACCTCCTCAATCTTGCAAGGACTATTGGGACCTGATCACAATAACCAAACCCAACAACAACCTATGAGTTTTCCATATCATACAACAAGCTATGGATTAAACTCTAATGAATTGGTTCCTTCTTGGTCCAAAGTTCCTcaattcttgagagcttcccCTCCAAAACCACCACCCAATAACCAGTTGCATTTCACTAACCCCGCAACCTTTTGGAATGCTTCTGAGGCTGCAAACATCAAAGATGTTCGCCCCAGCTTCTTCCCTTCATTGCAACCCCCTTTCTCTACGCCAAATTTTGAAGTACAGTCAAAG AATATATCTGAAGTTAGGGAGTCAGGTACTGTGGTAAAGAAAAGTGGGAACGAGCCAGCACCCAAAAGGACCCGTAACGAAACACCATCTCCTTTGCCAGCTTTTAAG GTGAGAAAAGAGAAGATGGGGGACAGAATCACTGCACTCCAACAATTGGTGTCGCCTTTCGGAAAG gttaattattga
- the LOC114380441 gene encoding NAD(P)H dehydrogenase (quinone) FQR1 isoform X3, translating into MENWYYSMYGHVEKLAEEIKKGASSVEGVEAKLWQVPETLQDEVLGKMSAPPKSDVPVITPNELSEADGFVFGFPTRFGMMAAQFKAFLDATGGLWRAQQLAGKPAGIFYSTGSQGGGQETTALTAITQLVHHGMIFIPIGYTFGAGMFEMEKVKGGSPYGAGTYAGDGSRQPSELELQQAFHQGKYIAGITKKLKQAA; encoded by the exons ATGGAGAACTG GTACTACTCCATGTATGGGCATGTTGAGAAACTAGcagaagaaataaagaaaggGGCTTCCTCTGTGGAAGGTGTTGAGGCCAAATTATGGCAG GTACCTGAGACGCTGCAGGATGAGGTGCTCGGTAAGATGAGTGCACCACCCAAGAGCGATGTACCAGTCATTACCCCGAATGAACTATCCGAGGCTGATGGCTTTGTATTCGGCTTCCCAACAAGGTTTGGAATGATGGCTGCTCAGTTTAAAGCTTTTCTAGATGCTACTGGAGGCTTATGGAGAGCACAACAGCTTGCAGGCAAGCCTGCTGGCATCTTCTACAGCACTGGTTCACAAGGCGGCGGACAAGAGACTACAGC GCTCACTGCTATCACTCAACTGGTTCATCATGGGATGATATTCATTCCAATCGGTTACACGTTTGGTGCTGGCATGTTCGAGATGGAGAAAGTGAAAGGTGGAAGTCCATATGGTGCCGGAACTTATGCCGGTGACGGCTCAAGACAGCCAAGTGAGCTTGAGTTACAGCAAGCATTCCACCAAGGCAAGTACATTGCCGGCATCACAAAGAAGCTCAAGCAAGCTGCATAA
- the LOC114378011 gene encoding transcription factor bHLH123-like isoform X1: MADDDQFQASGNWWETSRSVRYESGASQSSSSAITNTGNNFGWQGSDMADMKPRSSMDSSSVVFHDTQNNKLQQPDSATSSDPNLHMMGLGLSSQAMDWNRASLLRGEKGTENSFRSMLQENLSSSRTNFQHETGNMELSQQVQWRSEKIFSSESSTNEFKQVNRGGGFSLDQSQFSPQYSSGDSTVTSQGLPSSNFQIDSSALYGTSSILQGLLGPDHNNQTQQQPMSFPYHTTSYGLNSNELVPSWSKVPQFLRASPPKPPPNNQLHFTNPATFWNASEAANIKDVRPSFFPSLQPPFSTPNFEVQSKNISEVRESGTVVKKSGNEPAPKRTRNETPSPLPAFKVRKEKMGDRITALQQLVSPFGKTDTASVLSEAIEYIKFLHEQVTALSTPYMKSGAPIQIQQNSGKSKEAEGPKQDLRSRGLCLVPVSSTFPVTHETTVDFWTPTFGGTPR, from the exons ATGGCAGATGATGATCAATTTCAAGCAAGTGGGAACTGGTGGGAAACATCAAGAAGCGTGAGGTATGAGAGCGGGGCATCCCAGTCATCTTCCTCAGCCATCACCAACACAGGCAACAACTTTGGTTGGCAAGGTTCGGATATGGCAGACATGAAGCCAAGGTCTTCCATGGATTCTTCTTCTGTGGTTTTCCATGACACACAGAATAATAAGCTTCAACAACCAGATTCTGCCACTTCCAGTGACCCCAACTTGCATATGATGGGCCTAGGCCTCTCATCCCAAGCCATGGATTGGAATCGAGCATCTTTGTT AAGAGGAGAGAAGGGTACGGAGAACAGTTTCCGGTCGATGCTGCAAGAGAATTTGAGCTCATCAAGGACCAATTTTCAGCATGAAACTGGGAATATGGAGTTGTCACAACAAGTTCAATGGAGGTCAGAGAAGATATTCTCTTCAGAGTCTTCAACCAATGAGTTCAAGCAAGTGAATAGGGGTGGTGGCTTCTCTTTGGATCAAAGCCAGTTTAGTCCTCAATATAGCTCTGGGGACAGCACAGTGACAAGCCAAGGGTTACCCTCTTCTAACTTTCAGATTGATTCCTCAGCCTTATATGGGACCTCCTCAATCTTGCAAGGACTATTGGGACCTGATCACAATAACCAAACCCAACAACAACCTATGAGTTTTCCATATCATACAACAAGCTATGGATTAAACTCTAATGAATTGGTTCCTTCTTGGTCCAAAGTTCCTcaattcttgagagcttcccCTCCAAAACCACCACCCAATAACCAGTTGCATTTCACTAACCCCGCAACCTTTTGGAATGCTTCTGAGGCTGCAAACATCAAAGATGTTCGCCCCAGCTTCTTCCCTTCATTGCAACCCCCTTTCTCTACGCCAAATTTTGAAGTACAGTCAAAG AATATATCTGAAGTTAGGGAGTCAGGTACTGTGGTAAAGAAAAGTGGGAACGAGCCAGCACCCAAAAGGACCCGTAACGAAACACCATCTCCTTTGCCAGCTTTTAAG GTGAGAAAAGAGAAGATGGGGGACAGAATCACTGCACTCCAACAATTGGTGTCGCCTTTCGGAAAG ACTGATACAGCCTCAGTACTCTCTGAAGCCATTGAATACATCAAATTCCTCCACGAACAGGTCACC gCTTTAAGTACCCCGTATATGAAAAGTGGAGCTCCAATACAGATTCAACAG AATTCTGGTAAATCTAAGGAAGCTGAGGGTCCAAAGCAGGATCTAAGAAGCCGAGGGCTATGCTTGGTGCCTGTTTCAAGTACATTTCCAGTTACCCATGAAACCACGGTTGATTTTTGGACACCAACATTCGGAGGAACTCCCAGATAA
- the LOC114380441 gene encoding NAD(P)H dehydrogenase (quinone) FQR1 isoform X2, whose product MAVKVYIVYYSMYGHVEKLAEEIKKGASSVEGVEAKLWQVPETLQDEVLGKMSAPPKSDVPVITPNELSEADGFVFGFPTRFGMMAAQFKAFLDATGGLWRAQQLAGKPAGIFYSTGSQGGGQETTALTAITQLVHHGMIFIPIGYTFGAGMFEMEKVKGGSPYGAGTYAGDGSRQPSELELQQAFHQGKYIAGITKKLKQAA is encoded by the exons ATGGCTGTCAAAGTTTATATTGT GTACTACTCCATGTATGGGCATGTTGAGAAACTAGcagaagaaataaagaaaggGGCTTCCTCTGTGGAAGGTGTTGAGGCCAAATTATGGCAG GTACCTGAGACGCTGCAGGATGAGGTGCTCGGTAAGATGAGTGCACCACCCAAGAGCGATGTACCAGTCATTACCCCGAATGAACTATCCGAGGCTGATGGCTTTGTATTCGGCTTCCCAACAAGGTTTGGAATGATGGCTGCTCAGTTTAAAGCTTTTCTAGATGCTACTGGAGGCTTATGGAGAGCACAACAGCTTGCAGGCAAGCCTGCTGGCATCTTCTACAGCACTGGTTCACAAGGCGGCGGACAAGAGACTACAGC GCTCACTGCTATCACTCAACTGGTTCATCATGGGATGATATTCATTCCAATCGGTTACACGTTTGGTGCTGGCATGTTCGAGATGGAGAAAGTGAAAGGTGGAAGTCCATATGGTGCCGGAACTTATGCCGGTGACGGCTCAAGACAGCCAAGTGAGCTTGAGTTACAGCAAGCATTCCACCAAGGCAAGTACATTGCCGGCATCACAAAGAAGCTCAAGCAAGCTGCATAA